The Rhodococcus triatomae genome includes a window with the following:
- a CDS encoding DUF3618 domain-containing protein, translating into MTSPFEGPDHTSADGSPPVAQQREELAETVDALTKKLDVPARANAAAADTAHAAAVTVRENQPFVVIAAVAVVSAIVAAVVVRRRRR; encoded by the coding sequence ATGACCAGCCCCTTCGAAGGACCGGACCACACGTCGGCCGACGGCTCGCCTCCCGTTGCGCAGCAGCGCGAGGAACTCGCTGAGACGGTCGACGCCCTGACGAAGAAGCTGGATGTGCCGGCCCGGGCGAACGCCGCGGCCGCCGATACCGCGCACGCTGCCGCCGTCACGGTGCGGGAGAATCAGCCGTTCGTCGTCATCGCCGCCGTCGCCGTGGTGTCGGCAATCGTCGCGGCCGTCGTGGTCCGGCGTCGGCGCCGATAG
- a CDS encoding DUF4235 domain-containing protein, with protein sequence MSVVSKALYKPLSIGTSVIGGLAAGAVFNQIWKRISSEPGKPEPQDLQRSTSEVLIAAALQGLVFGLVRAAVDRAGARGYEAMTHSDPN encoded by the coding sequence ATGAGCGTTGTGTCGAAGGCTCTGTACAAGCCGTTGTCGATCGGGACGAGCGTGATCGGCGGCCTCGCCGCGGGCGCCGTCTTCAACCAGATCTGGAAGCGGATCTCTTCCGAGCCCGGAAAGCCCGAGCCCCAGGATCTTCAGCGCAGCACCAGCGAAGTCCTCATTGCCGCGGCGCTCCAAGGGCTGGTCTTCGGTCTCGTGCGGGCTGCCGTCGATCGTGCCGGTGCCCGCGGCTACGAGGCGATGACTCACAGCGATCCGAATTGA
- a CDS encoding GAF and ANTAR domain-containing protein, whose amino-acid sequence MDGTKQVEDSVPVIGTESAIDPLVTGADSRLDAITLGKLLVALGQSIDDEDGLIVLLQRVVESATQTIVGADSAGVTIALGGRVYTAVHTDERTLAVDEQQYEADEGPCLHAARTGEVTLVDVDGAEQRWPEFALAARAEGIHSFLAAPLRAGESFGALNLYGRGPAAFDAIDAQIIDILTSSASSAIGDFSRYQSAVEVADKIRAAIAHRAPVEQAKGILMSSLGIDADAAFFVLRRQSQSTNRKLREIAAEIVDNAARRSPR is encoded by the coding sequence ATGGATGGCACGAAGCAGGTCGAGGACTCCGTTCCCGTCATCGGCACAGAATCGGCGATCGACCCTCTCGTCACCGGCGCGGACTCACGCCTCGACGCGATCACCCTGGGAAAGCTGCTGGTCGCGCTCGGGCAGTCGATCGACGACGAGGACGGGTTGATCGTGCTGCTCCAGCGGGTCGTGGAGTCCGCGACGCAGACCATCGTCGGTGCGGACAGCGCGGGCGTGACCATCGCCCTCGGCGGACGCGTCTACACCGCCGTCCACACCGACGAGCGCACACTCGCCGTCGACGAGCAGCAGTACGAGGCCGATGAGGGCCCGTGCCTGCATGCCGCCCGCACCGGTGAGGTGACCCTGGTCGACGTGGACGGTGCCGAGCAACGGTGGCCGGAGTTCGCGCTCGCAGCCCGCGCCGAGGGGATTCACTCGTTCCTCGCCGCTCCGCTGCGTGCCGGGGAGTCGTTCGGAGCGTTGAATCTCTACGGACGGGGTCCCGCGGCATTCGATGCGATAGACGCCCAGATCATCGACATCCTCACCTCGTCCGCGTCCAGCGCCATCGGCGACTTCTCCCGCTACCAGTCTGCGGTGGAAGTCGCCGACAAGATCCGAGCCGCGATCGCCCACCGGGCGCCGGTCGAACAGGCCAAGGGCATCCTCATGTCCTCACTCGGAATCGACGCGGACGCGGCATTCTTCGTTCTGCGTCGGCAATCGCAATCCACCAACCGCAAACTACGAGAGATCGCCGCCGAGATCGTCGACAACGCCGCGAGGCGTAGCCCACGATGA
- a CDS encoding RNA polymerase sigma factor, whose product MHSDVVRRDEHELLRRAADGDRAAFDQLVRGHAAALYRYARGAVRNSDVHDVVQETFIAAWRQIPGFRQESSFENWLVAICRRKIADLYRSYRSVPVDTDSFSTLPAATTFETSAVATSAAFVGALSVALAQLPDRQRDVWILREVEGHTFPAIGTRLGLSADAARGHHRRARANLAHELAHWK is encoded by the coding sequence GTGCACTCCGACGTCGTCCGGAGGGACGAGCACGAACTGCTACGCCGCGCCGCCGACGGGGATCGAGCAGCGTTCGATCAGTTGGTGAGAGGCCATGCGGCGGCGCTCTACCGGTACGCGCGCGGAGCCGTGCGCAACTCCGATGTCCACGATGTCGTGCAGGAAACATTCATCGCGGCGTGGAGGCAGATCCCGGGCTTCCGGCAGGAGTCGTCGTTCGAGAACTGGCTCGTCGCGATCTGTCGGCGGAAGATTGCGGATCTCTACCGGTCGTATCGATCGGTGCCGGTCGATACCGACTCGTTCTCCACACTGCCTGCCGCCACGACGTTCGAGACCAGCGCAGTGGCGACGAGTGCAGCCTTCGTCGGCGCCCTGTCGGTGGCGTTGGCGCAGCTACCGGACCGCCAACGCGACGTCTGGATCCTCCGGGAGGTCGAGGGCCACACGTTTCCGGCGATCGGCACCCGCCTGGGGTTGAGCGCCGACGCCGCGCGGGGCCACCACCGACGCGCCCGGGCAAACCTGGCCCACGAGCTGGCTCACTGGAAGTAG
- a CDS encoding PstS family phosphate ABC transporter substrate-binding protein: MRERLRGTAIVAAAALTASLAACGGNGESTPIEISGSATVAPVTAAIARDGRFAVDIAAEGTLAGFERFCAGETAINNASEAIPGAGQRIDFVQMCADNGVEFIELPIALDALSLVRNENNSFASDLTFDELSRIWSPDSDVQTWQDVREEWPDRQISLFGRPEGSATFEYFTHFVTGEAGRIRSDYRATDDMAELAGWVAEDDDSLGFMGVGNYLAADEEYRDRISNVAIDGVTPSRENAQSGRYTPLTRPLFLYVSTDMLDDPNVAEFVEYYIDTVNEMLPRVYFYALPDAAYPLVRQRFDDRVTGTMFGGDPFSDLPVVDALGSPPSR; encoded by the coding sequence ATGCGTGAGCGACTGAGGGGGACAGCCATTGTCGCCGCCGCGGCGCTGACTGCCTCACTGGCAGCCTGTGGCGGCAACGGAGAATCGACCCCGATCGAGATATCCGGTTCGGCGACCGTCGCTCCTGTCACCGCAGCCATCGCCCGCGACGGACGGTTCGCGGTCGACATCGCGGCGGAGGGAACGCTCGCCGGGTTCGAGCGGTTCTGCGCGGGCGAGACCGCGATCAACAACGCCTCCGAGGCGATACCCGGAGCCGGGCAGCGGATCGACTTCGTGCAGATGTGCGCGGACAACGGTGTCGAGTTCATCGAACTGCCGATCGCGCTCGACGCGCTGAGCCTGGTCCGCAACGAGAACAACAGCTTCGCCTCCGACCTCACGTTCGACGAGCTTTCCCGTATCTGGTCGCCGGATTCGGACGTGCAGACGTGGCAGGACGTCCGCGAGGAGTGGCCGGACCGGCAGATTTCACTCTTCGGCCGGCCGGAGGGCTCGGCGACGTTCGAGTACTTCACCCACTTCGTGACCGGAGAAGCCGGCCGGATCCGCAGCGACTACCGGGCCACGGATGATATGGCAGAGCTCGCCGGCTGGGTTGCCGAGGACGACGACTCGCTGGGATTCATGGGCGTGGGCAACTATCTCGCCGCCGACGAGGAGTACCGGGACAGGATCAGCAACGTCGCGATCGACGGTGTCACTCCGTCCCGCGAGAACGCACAGTCCGGCCGCTACACACCGTTGACGCGGCCACTGTTCCTCTACGTCTCGACGGACATGTTGGACGATCCGAATGTCGCCGAGTTCGTCGAGTACTACATCGACACGGTGAACGAGATGCTGCCGCGCGTGTACTTCTACGCCCTGCCCGACGCCGCCTACCCACTGGTGCGGCAGCGCTTCGACGATCGCGTCACCGGGACGATGTTCGGCGGAGACCCGTTCAGCGACCTGCCGGTCGTCGACGCGCTGGGGTCACCGCCTTCGCGGTGA